One part of the Torulaspora delbrueckii CBS 1146 chromosome 8, complete genome genome encodes these proteins:
- the PCL2 gene encoding cyclin PCL2 (similar to Saccharomyces cerevisiae PCL9 (YDL179W) and PCL2 (YDL127W); ancestral locus Anc_7.289), translating to MSDYEALLQFNKRAVSAEMIQYLASSTACIIQVKNSNNLVDVGLPAPSLTNFIKGLVLHSNVQTPTLMATAVYLAKLRSIIPGNVYGIETTRHRIFLGCLILAAKTLNDSSPLNKHWALYTDGLLHIHEVNTIERELLEYFDWNVTVTTKDLITCLAPFLQPIKEQFIRQKQQNYLLFNAPMQGNLREYITSTSTSGTDSHARSSSNLSIPSLASTATLSTLGSRRSRLAYNRIGSIDEMDERSPQATRRYSPYRSPLSDVENVTYVSPVIKKGTHASGGTRPVILDKSMKPSPQNFTTKRSRWHSIFT from the coding sequence ATGTCTGACTATGAAGCATTGTTACAATTTAATAAGAGGGCCGTGTCAGCAGAAATGATACAGTACCTGGCATCAAGTACAGCTTGTATTATACAGGTCAAAAACTCCAATAATTTAGTAGATGTTGGACTGCCGGCACCttcattgacaaattttATCAAAGGACTGGTGTTGCATTCAAACGTGCAAACACCTACTCTGATGGCTACAGCCGTTTACCTGGCAAAGTTGAGATCGATAATACCGGGGAATGTCTACGGAATAGAGACTACCAGGCATAGAATTTTCCTTGGGTGTCTGATACTCGCGGCCAAGACTTTGAACGATTCTTCTCCTCTTAATAAGCATTGGGCATTGTATACCGATGGCCTACTTCATATCCATGAAGTCAACACTATAGAACGCGAATTGCTCGAATACTTCGACTGGAATGTCACCGTGACCACAAAAGATCTGATAACATGTCTAGCACCCTTTTTGCAACCGATCAAAGAACAGTTCATTAGGCAAAAGCAGCAGAATTACCTGTTATTCAATGCTCCTATGCAAGGAAATTTGAGAGAGTACATTACATCTACATCCACCAGTGGAACAGACTCACACGCCCGTTCATCATCTAATTTGTCAATTCCTTCGTTGGCTTCCACTGCGACGTTATCAACGTTGggttcaagaagatctcgCTTGGCATACAACAGAATTGGTTCCATTGACGAGATGGATGAAAGGTCACCACAGGCTACCAGGAGATATAGTCCTTATAGATCACCATTGAGTGATGTGGAAAATGTCACTTACGTTTCTCCAGTAATAAAGAAGGGCACACACGCATCCGGCGGGACCCGTCCAGTAATCCTAGATAAAAGTATGAAACCATCACCACAAAATTTCACGACAAAGAGATCCAGATGGCATTCAATTTTCACTTGA